CTAGTACAAGTAGACTTTTTTTTGATTCAGAACTCATGCAAAAGTTTGGTGAAAGTGAGTTTGCTTCAGCTTTTGCGCGTATCGAATGCCATTATTTTATGAATAAGGGTTTTTTTGAAACAGAAGATCAATTACTCTCAAATGTTTACCGCATCCGTCAGATTCCTGCTGCGATCGTTCAGGGACGTTATGATGTAGTTTGTCCGATGATATCTGCTTGGGAATTACATCAAGCTTGGCCAGAAGCAGAATTTATTGTTGTTCCTGATGCTGGACATTCGATGAGTGAACCAGGAATTCGCAGTGCTTTGATTGAGGCAACAGAGAAGTTGGTAAATTTAATTAGCTGATACAAATTTAAGTAGTATTTTTGTTTGCTTGGGTAGTCCAAAACCAGATTTAAAATACTTCGGTTTCTTGTCTCCCCAAGCGTGAGAACATCGCAGGCAATTTAGAGCCATTATAATTTACAAAATCATTATTCGGCTAGCAAGCACTGACGAAGGTATCCAACAGTTAAAAATAGACAAAGATTTTATGCTAGCTTTTACTTTTTTGTACTAGCATCGAAATGCACAAGAATCAGATTTAGGTAGAAAAAAGCCCTTAAGAATGCGTTTGAGTGAACTAAATTTAACCCGTCTGATAGCTTTGTTCACATCTAGCCACTGCCGTTTTCTTTGGCTTGCTTCTGGATAATGTTCGCTGAGCATTTCAACTGGTAGCAAATACATCTTGACTCGATAAATTTTACCTCGTTTACGGTATTTATAAGTACCTAGTTCATTGACATTTACTTGCCCAATTACCCCGGCTTCTTCCCACGCTTCTTTAGCTGCTGAAGCAGGTGGACTCATTCCATTCGGGATATCTCCTTTCGGAATTACCCAGTGTTGATAGTTACGGGTTGTAATCAGCAAGATTTCGATTTTGCCGTCTTTGACTCTATAGGGAATTACTCCAGACTGTTTAAAAACTTTGCTAACTTTTCGAGTCATGTGACTTCGATCCTCTACAATCTAGTCTTTTTGTACAATTTTTATTTCAAAAAGTCGAGAGCTGATTTCGGATGATTTTATTTTAGATGAATACTAAATTGCCAACGCCTTATATAGCAGATTTTCTGTTGCATGAGTTAATAGTGAAAGTTGTTGATTTTTAAATATTGGGGTTTACTCCCAAGTAGAGAATTGTGCAAAGATTAAGAAACATGGTATTGTAGACTACAAATTTTACGAGAAAAAATGTATTATTCATAAGTTTACATTTAGGGTAATACAGTCTATTCATAGAAAGACAAGAATTTTCTGTAATTAGTTGCATCTAAATAACAATTATTATGTCTATGATTTTACAATCATAAAATCGATTGAGTAAAAAAATGTGTTCCTTATGGCTGATTGACAAGCACATTCTTGTTGAGGCGATCGCTTAAAATCTAGCATCGCTCTGAAATGTTAAGCCTCAATGTAATTAACTTAGCTTTTTTATATTTTGATATATGTAATATGAGGATATTGTATCTAAATTTATTTCTTTATCTTCATCCTCATAAGTATTTTTGAATAGGACTGTAAATGCACCAGCCCCTAACCTATCTTGAGGAAACATTCGATAACAAGGCATTGTAGTTAAATGTGACTGATATTTTGCTAAATGGCTGATTTCTAATGCTTGAAAATGAGGAAAGCGTTCCAAAAACCATTCACAAACCTGCTCATTTTCCTCAGATGAATAAGTGCAAGTCATATAAGCTAGGTAGCCTTGGTGTGAGACAAGTTTAGCAGAGTTAGCTATGATCCGTTTTTGTCTATTTGCACTCTTATTAATAGCCGTTGGATGAAAGCAACCGGGAGCTTTTTCACCTTTTGCAAGTAAAGATTGACCAGTACAAGGAGCATCTACAATCACTAGATTGCTAGAAAAAGGTATCATTTCAGCAAAGATACTCGAATCTCTATTAACCACTGTACTAGGACTAATATGACAACGCTTTAAATTAGAAATTAGCATTCCCAAGCGTTTACCAATAACTTCATTACTGATCAGTAAGTCTGGTTGCAAAGCTTTCCAAGCAAAGATACTCTTTCCTCCTGGTGCAGCACACATATCAAATACTAAACGCACTGGTTGAGGAATTGTTAATAAAGTACTAGATGCAAAGACAGAAGAAAAATCCAAACAATAGAAATATCCTTGCTCATGCAAAGGATGCTGTCCAGGTTTTTCCCCTAAGCATAAACGGTCAATAAATTGTGGTTGCCAATCGGTTGGTATTTCTACTGGAAAAGGCGACATATCTGGCTTATCTTGACACCAAAGAATACTGGGTTGAAAAGGCTGGGGGTTAACTAAAGCCTCAATAAAACTTTCACGCTCATCAAGATTTGCAAACAAACGGCGTGAAACTTTAAGTAATAAATTAGAAGGTTTTTCAATTTGCATATATAAATAATTGTGTTGTATCAGAATAACAATAAAACTGTTACACAAGAACAATGTAATTAAGCTATTTGGCTTCATACTGAAAAGATAATGACCGCCATTAAAATTGCGATCGCAAGAGTGCATCTGCCTAAGCTTTCATTCAAAAACTAGAAGCTGACCAGACGCGATCGCTCTCATTAGCCCATTGCACCGGAGAAGGTCATGCTCTTAGATAATTTTCAGCAGAAATTACGCAAAGAAGCACAATTATGGAGGGATGAAGGATTAATTAGTTCTTCGCAGTATGAGCAAATAGCAGACCGTTATCAATTTAAAAATCTGGACGCTGTTGCACGCGATCGCTTTATTGTCATCGTCATTAGTGTAGGCAGCATACTTTTATGCTTAGGTATCATTACCTTTGTAGCAGCAAATTGGCAAGCGTGGTCACGAGAAGTCAAGTTCATTTTGTTAATGAGTTTGTTTCTATCGACTACTATCACTGGTTTTTACACGTGGAGACAACCTGAAGGTAAAAAGTCACAACGCAGCAAGCGCTTATTGGGAGAAGGATTACTCTTTCTTAGCGCTCTCATTTTAGGCGCAAATTTCGCGTTGATGGCTCAGATGTTTAATATTGACGGCTCAAATTCCCAACTGTTTCTCGCTTGGGGGATTGGTGTTTTAGTCATGGCTTACAGCCTGTCCTTAAATTCATTGGGCATTTTGGCAATTGTCCTCATGCAAATTGGATATTGGACGGGACTAGGAGACTTGTGGTACTCTCAAAGTGAATTGACTTGGTCACGGCTGGTCGTGCAACATATGCCTTTACTATCATGGCTGTTGTATGTTCCCCTAGCCTACCTTTGTCGTTCGCGTTGGATTTTTGGTATGGCAGCCTTAGCCTTTGCTAGTTCCTTACAAGCCAGCCTCAATCCTCTGCCACTTCTCAATTATGCTGATGTAGCACCTTGGGTGGCATCCTTTGCTTTTGCACTACCACCTGCATTATTCTGGAGTTATGATGACTTACTGTTCCCAACGATAAATTACAGGTTGTTTTTACCCCTGGCTCGTAGTTTAGCGCTGGTGTTCTTTGGTCTTGTCTTTTATGTCTTGTCTTTTCGTTGGCTTTGGCAAACTCCAAACTATACTTATAATCCGCCAACGACTTTGGCGAATTTATTCCAGTCTCTGCCGATAATCGATTTGGGGATTCTCAGTGGTTTAGCGGTATTGCAGTGGTTGTTTCTGCTGCGTCAAAGAAACAATCCTCCTCGCCGAGAAGTGATTTTCACAACTGCGCTGATTACCACTTTTATTGCAGCCATTGCCATAGTACCTTTTTGGCATCAAGCTATCACTCGCATTGATGAACTAGGCATTTTTATTTTCAATGTACTTTTGGCGATATTAGCTTGGGGGCTAATTCAAGAAGGATTGAAGCTAAACAAAAGAAGCTCATTTTGGGGCGGTATGCTGCTGTTCACGCTGCAAATTATTAGTCGAATACTAGAGTACGACACCGACTTACTTTTTAAGTCGTTGGTCTTTGTTTTATGCGGTTCAGGTCTAATTAGTGCTGGACTCTGGTTTGAACGCCGCAAACCTGCTGCATCTAGTTCTAAAAGTAAGAACTAAGCTGAGTGCTGAGTCAAGAGTAGAGACGCAATTATACTCTTACGAGAAGCCGCTCTTCGAGCGTCTACGCGTCTGTACAGGAGTTATTATTCTCTCCCCTGCTCCACCTCAGCTACGCTCGGTGGTCGCCGAGCGCAGTCGAGGTGCGACCACCTGCTCCCTTAATCCCCAATCCCTATGTCTCTGCGTCAGTCCTAATTTCGTTACTTTTGACCTCTTCAACACCCATTTCTCTGTAGGACTACGCTCATGACAAGTAGCTCTTCTGAATCTAAAAATAAATCTTTGTCTCCTGAAGCCGAATTCTCTGAAAAGGTTACTTTTCGCGATTATCTGATAGCCTCAGAACAGAAATCGAATAAACCCTTACCTGCTTGGCGGCTAGTAGCTCCTTTGCTGATCCAAACAGGGCTAATTATGGCAGTACCAGCTCAAGCGCTGTACACAGACGTGACGGGCAAGACCGTAATTTTGCAAACTGCGCCTGTAAACCCCGCTAATGTACGGCAGTCTAACGCTCTGGACTTAAACTATAACATATCCCGTACTGAAACCTTGAGAAGATTACCAGGCTGGCAACAGTTGGTTATGAAAGGCCGTGGAAGTGGCAGACGAGTGCCAGATGGAACGAACTTGTATGTGATTTTGCAAGAGCAGCCATCTTTTGGTGGTGGTGTTCCCAGAGCTTGGAGACCTTTACGAGTTACTAGAGAGCGCCCCACTTCGTTAAGGGCAAATCAGGTAGCTTTAAAAGGGGTGTATGAAGATGGCTCTGTCAACTATGGTTTAGAAACATATTACATCCCTGAAAACCAACGGCAGCAGATTAACAACGATATCCGACAAGCCCAACGAAACCGAGGAGGACAGCGACCCCCTGTGGTAGTAAAAGCGAAAGTCGATCCACAAGGTAACGCCGTACCTATTAGTATGTGGGTACGCGATCGCAACTATCGCTTTTAGTATACATTTAAGCGGGATAGTCAAGGGTCAGGGTTAATACTCTTGACCCTTAACCTTGGACTTTGCTAAGCGGCAAGAATCTGCTATTTAGACGCACGTTAGTTAATCTTCATGCCGTAGACGCCATGCTGCACCGCAAGCGGCCCCAGCCCCTGCTACCAGTCCAGTACTCATGCCTTCTATAGTCTTTTGTATTGGATCTAGAGTCAGGCACTCATTTGTAACGTTACTGTTTTGCAAGCAGAGACTGCTTTCTGCCCAACTTGCGGTTCCTCCTAATACTACCCCAGTCACACTACAGGAGATAACTA
This region of Nostoc sp. UHCC 0302 genomic DNA includes:
- a CDS encoding NUDIX hydrolase, which gives rise to MTRKVSKVFKQSGVIPYRVKDGKIEILLITTRNYQHWVIPKGDIPNGMSPPASAAKEAWEEAGVIGQVNVNELGTYKYRKRGKIYRVKMYLLPVEMLSEHYPEASQRKRQWLDVNKAIRRVKFSSLKRILKGFFLPKSDSCAFRC
- a CDS encoding RsmB/NOP family class I SAM-dependent RNA methyltransferase, translated to MEKPSNLLLKVSRRLFANLDERESFIEALVNPQPFQPSILWCQDKPDMSPFPVEIPTDWQPQFIDRLCLGEKPGQHPLHEQGYFYCLDFSSVFASSTLLTIPQPVRLVFDMCAAPGGKSIFAWKALQPDLLISNEVIGKRLGMLISNLKRCHISPSTVVNRDSSIFAEMIPFSSNLVIVDAPCTGQSLLAKGEKAPGCFHPTAINKSANRQKRIIANSAKLVSHQGYLAYMTCTYSSEENEQVCEWFLERFPHFQALEISHLAKYQSHLTTMPCYRMFPQDRLGAGAFTVLFKNTYEDEDKEINLDTISSYYIYQNIKKLS
- a CDS encoding DUF2157 domain-containing protein, which encodes MLLDNFQQKLRKEAQLWRDEGLISSSQYEQIADRYQFKNLDAVARDRFIVIVISVGSILLCLGIITFVAANWQAWSREVKFILLMSLFLSTTITGFYTWRQPEGKKSQRSKRLLGEGLLFLSALILGANFALMAQMFNIDGSNSQLFLAWGIGVLVMAYSLSLNSLGILAIVLMQIGYWTGLGDLWYSQSELTWSRLVVQHMPLLSWLLYVPLAYLCRSRWIFGMAALAFASSLQASLNPLPLLNYADVAPWVASFAFALPPALFWSYDDLLFPTINYRLFLPLARSLALVFFGLVFYVLSFRWLWQTPNYTYNPPTTLANLFQSLPIIDLGILSGLAVLQWLFLLRQRNNPPRREVIFTTALITTFIAAIAIVPFWHQAITRIDELGIFIFNVLLAILAWGLIQEGLKLNKRSSFWGGMLLFTLQIISRILEYDTDLLFKSLVFVLCGSGLISAGLWFERRKPAASSSKSKN
- a CDS encoding GDYXXLXY domain-containing protein; translation: MTSSSSESKNKSLSPEAEFSEKVTFRDYLIASEQKSNKPLPAWRLVAPLLIQTGLIMAVPAQALYTDVTGKTVILQTAPVNPANVRQSNALDLNYNISRTETLRRLPGWQQLVMKGRGSGRRVPDGTNLYVILQEQPSFGGGVPRAWRPLRVTRERPTSLRANQVALKGVYEDGSVNYGLETYYIPENQRQQINNDIRQAQRNRGGQRPPVVVKAKVDPQGNAVPISMWVRDRNYRF